Proteins co-encoded in one Prescottella sp. R16 genomic window:
- a CDS encoding helix-turn-helix domain-containing protein yields MTQAQQPVGDQIRWWRGHRRMTQLDLASRADVSTRHVSFLETGRAQPTRAMLLRLGEHLDIPLRGRNALLLAAGFAPAYPEHELSDVPMAVVADAIGTILAAHAPNPALVVDRHWTLVDANETVALLTAGVAPALLEPPVNVLRLSLHPDGMAPRITNLPQWRAHVLHRLDHQIDATGDDLLRCLRDELAGYPGGTAPASVGPALVVPLRVRVDGRDLAFLSTTTVFGTPLDVAVSELAIETFFPADAATAQYLADETP; encoded by the coding sequence ATGACGCAGGCGCAGCAGCCGGTGGGGGACCAGATCCGGTGGTGGCGGGGTCACCGCCGGATGACACAGCTGGATCTGGCGTCCCGTGCCGACGTGTCGACGCGGCACGTGAGTTTCCTCGAGACGGGGCGGGCGCAGCCGACGCGGGCGATGCTGCTGCGGCTCGGGGAGCACCTCGACATTCCGCTGCGCGGCCGTAATGCGCTGCTGTTGGCGGCCGGGTTCGCGCCCGCCTACCCGGAGCACGAGTTGTCGGATGTGCCGATGGCGGTCGTCGCGGACGCGATCGGCACGATCCTGGCGGCGCACGCCCCGAATCCGGCGTTGGTCGTGGACCGGCACTGGACGCTCGTCGACGCCAACGAGACGGTGGCGCTGCTGACCGCCGGCGTCGCCCCTGCACTGTTGGAGCCGCCGGTCAACGTGCTGCGTCTGAGCCTGCACCCGGACGGGATGGCGCCGCGCATCACGAATCTGCCGCAGTGGCGGGCGCACGTGCTGCACCGGCTGGACCATCAGATCGACGCGACCGGCGACGACCTGCTGCGGTGTCTGCGCGACGAGCTCGCCGGCTATCCGGGCGGGACGGCACCGGCCTCGGTGGGCCCGGCCCTGGTGGTGCCGCTGCGGGTGCGGGTGGACGGGCGGGACCTGGCGTTCCTGAGCACGACGACGGTGTTCGGGACCCCGCTCGATGTCGCGGTGTCCGAACTTGCGATCGAAACGTTCTTTCCGGCCGATGCCGCCACCGCGCAGTATCTCGCCGACGAGACGCCGTGA
- a CDS encoding alpha/beta fold hydrolase — protein MTRTAGPAGPAALVAAVLLGAATLTGCGRSGDDSAVVWGPCPDLAAYVTDLGVDTRVVDRLQCASVDVPLDYTDPGGRRIELAVSRVAGTDPTVSDPAEPALFVNPGGPGVEGRSMAATVASDLGLRETVVGVDLRGTGYSTSLDCDEPDAPDTRDDDSLLAYADEIADANRACVDTDPAFVASITIANTARDLDAVRQRLGLGTIDYLGVSWGTVLGAELQTRFPQHLRRVVLDSMDYTGTSAADALATLAAADPDAPPELVPEPSDLGSGSGDGPAPDDPDVPPGEPPEPGDHDVPLDPDTLDFLDHAVDGTAGVAYICNSLDPVGDAVDQLAQNRAIGAELGRDPVRRIEFPADSDVAGVSLCSGWPLRGEATAVADTGTDLLIVGHRDEMVTPYPWALDAHAAMGGRLLTIEDGVHGSTVGSSCGWLVTVFLSAGDLAESDCSPD, from the coding sequence GTGACGCGGACGGCGGGGCCGGCGGGGCCGGCCGCGCTGGTGGCCGCGGTCCTGCTGGGGGCGGCGACACTGACCGGCTGCGGGCGTTCCGGCGACGACTCGGCGGTGGTGTGGGGGCCGTGCCCGGACCTCGCGGCGTACGTCACCGACCTGGGTGTCGACACGAGGGTGGTGGACCGGCTGCAGTGCGCGTCGGTGGACGTGCCCCTCGACTACACCGATCCGGGTGGTCGGCGTATCGAGCTGGCAGTGAGCCGCGTCGCGGGCACCGATCCCACGGTGTCCGATCCCGCCGAGCCGGCCTTGTTCGTCAACCCCGGCGGTCCGGGGGTGGAGGGGCGCAGCATGGCGGCCACGGTGGCGTCGGATCTCGGACTGCGGGAGACCGTCGTCGGTGTCGATCTGCGCGGCACCGGCTACTCGACGTCCCTCGACTGCGACGAACCCGACGCCCCGGACACCCGTGACGACGACAGTCTGCTCGCGTACGCGGACGAGATCGCGGACGCGAACCGTGCGTGCGTCGACACGGATCCGGCGTTCGTCGCGTCGATCACCATCGCGAACACGGCCCGCGATCTCGACGCCGTGCGGCAGCGGCTCGGACTCGGCACCATCGACTACCTGGGGGTGTCGTGGGGCACGGTGCTCGGTGCCGAACTGCAGACCCGGTTCCCGCAGCATCTGCGGCGGGTGGTGCTCGACAGCATGGACTACACCGGCACGTCCGCCGCGGACGCCCTGGCGACTCTCGCGGCGGCCGACCCGGACGCACCACCGGAGCTCGTTCCGGAACCGAGCGATCTGGGTTCCGGGAGCGGTGACGGCCCGGCCCCCGACGACCCGGACGTGCCGCCGGGTGAGCCGCCGGAGCCCGGCGACCACGACGTGCCGTTGGATCCGGACACCCTCGACTTCCTGGACCACGCGGTCGACGGCACCGCGGGCGTCGCCTACATCTGCAACAGCCTCGATCCGGTGGGGGATGCCGTGGACCAGCTCGCGCAGAACCGGGCGATCGGCGCCGAACTGGGGCGGGACCCGGTGCGGCGCATCGAGTTCCCCGCCGACTCGGATGTCGCCGGAGTCAGTCTGTGCAGCGGGTGGCCGTTGCGGGGGGAGGCCACCGCGGTCGCGGACACCGGCACCGATCTGCTGATCGTCGGCCACCGCGACGAGATGGTCACCCCGTACCCGTGGGCACTCGACGCGCACGCCGCGATGGGGGGACGACTGCTCACGATCGAGGACGGGGTGCACGGCTCCACCGTCGGATCGTCGTGCGGATGGCTGGTGACGGTGTTCCTGAGCGCCGGGGACCTTGCCGAGAGCGACTGCAGCCCGGACTGA
- a CDS encoding LLM class flavin-dependent oxidoreductase, protein MRFGIITHVVGDADSRTVLRETIELAQIAEESGFTSFWVAQHHFGSHRGHAPSPLVLLAAIARDTDRIALGTAVVAGALENPVRLAEDAATVDAISGGRLQLGLGAGADPTASRVFGVAHEDRHRALREHLHLLCAELDGDRLCPGAAGLRERLWLATGSDDGYALATELRTGVLAGRRASPNLEEDRATAARMATFREQARGDSPRIGLSRAVFCADDYASARSALAPGIDRWIHHDAPPGRFPDGYTVDDYLAARHIFAGSPADVRRHFHYDPCTRHVTDVLANVPQVHPDFTDNARSIRTFGARIIRGGLFDGR, encoded by the coding sequence ATGAGATTCGGGATCATCACCCATGTCGTGGGCGACGCGGACAGCCGCACCGTGCTCCGCGAGACGATCGAGCTGGCGCAGATCGCGGAGGAGTCGGGATTCACGTCGTTCTGGGTCGCGCAGCACCACTTCGGATCCCACCGCGGGCACGCACCGTCACCGCTCGTGCTGCTCGCCGCGATCGCCCGGGACACCGACCGGATCGCACTGGGGACGGCCGTGGTCGCCGGGGCACTCGAGAATCCGGTCCGGTTGGCCGAGGACGCGGCGACGGTCGACGCGATCAGCGGTGGCCGCCTGCAGTTGGGTCTCGGTGCCGGCGCGGATCCCACGGCGAGCCGCGTGTTCGGTGTCGCCCACGAGGACCGGCACCGGGCTCTGCGGGAGCATCTGCACCTGCTGTGCGCGGAACTCGACGGCGACCGGCTGTGCCCCGGCGCCGCCGGCCTGCGGGAGAGGTTGTGGCTCGCAACCGGTTCCGACGACGGATACGCGCTGGCGACCGAACTGCGGACGGGGGTGCTCGCCGGGCGGCGGGCCTCCCCGAACCTCGAGGAGGATCGCGCGACGGCGGCCCGGATGGCGACGTTCCGGGAGCAGGCGCGGGGGGACAGTCCTCGAATCGGGTTGTCCCGTGCGGTGTTCTGCGCCGACGACTACGCATCGGCGCGGTCGGCCCTCGCCCCCGGCATCGACCGGTGGATCCACCACGACGCCCCGCCCGGCCGCTTCCCCGACGGCTACACCGTCGACGACTACCTGGCCGCCCGGCACATCTTCGCCGGCAGCCCCGCCGACGTGCGCCGGCACTTCCACTACGACCCCTGCACGCGGCACGTGACCGACGTGCTCGCCAACGTCCCCCAGGTGCACCCCGACTTCACCGACAACGCCCGCAGCATCCGCACGTTCGGGGCCCGGATCATTCGCGGCGGCCTGTTCGACGGCCGGTGA
- a CDS encoding ABC transporter ATP-binding protein, which translates to MTTPDRIVPAPVETTGVTVEIGGRTLVDGVSIVAEPGSVVGVLGPNGSGKSTFLRTIFRSLRPDAGHVRLDGTDVWAESVKWSARQTAVVLQETPSDFPLTCAEIVRMGRTAHKRLLDADTAADAALCAAAMELAEVTHLADRVFSHLSGGERQRVLIARALVQQPRVLIMDEPTNHLDLHHQLSLLDLTTRLDTTVIVALHDLGLAARFCDTVVLLDGGRVVAQGAPADVFTVERIRDVYRVDVQIIEHPTTGRPHVLLC; encoded by the coding sequence ATGACGACACCGGACCGGATCGTCCCGGCCCCGGTCGAGACGACGGGCGTCACCGTCGAGATCGGCGGCCGCACCCTCGTGGACGGGGTGAGCATCGTCGCCGAACCCGGTTCCGTCGTCGGTGTTCTCGGACCGAACGGCAGCGGCAAGTCGACGTTCCTGCGGACGATCTTCCGGTCGCTCCGACCGGACGCCGGGCACGTCCGACTCGACGGCACCGACGTGTGGGCGGAGTCGGTGAAGTGGAGCGCGCGGCAGACGGCCGTCGTGCTCCAGGAGACGCCGTCGGACTTTCCACTGACCTGCGCCGAGATCGTCCGTATGGGACGCACCGCCCACAAGCGCCTGCTCGACGCCGACACCGCCGCCGACGCCGCGCTCTGCGCCGCGGCAATGGAGCTGGCGGAGGTCACGCACCTCGCGGACCGGGTGTTCTCGCACCTGTCCGGCGGCGAACGTCAACGAGTGCTCATCGCCCGGGCCCTCGTCCAGCAGCCGCGGGTACTGATCATGGACGAGCCGACCAACCACCTCGACCTGCACCACCAGCTGTCGCTGCTCGACCTGACCACCCGGTTGGACACGACGGTGATCGTGGCACTGCACGATCTCGGGCTCGCCGCCCGATTCTGCGACACGGTGGTCCTGCTCGACGGCGGACGTGTCGTCGCCCAGGGCGCCCCCGCCGACGTGTTCACCGTGGAACGGATCCGCGACGTCTACCGCGTCGACGTGCAGATCATCGAGCATCCCACCACCGGCCGACCGCACGTACTGCTGTGCTGA
- a CDS encoding iron ABC transporter permease: protein MPSPLTTSADRRSDLIAQLRTPAHRATVPDGPDGPAAGGPTTRRLTVIVAGLSVLLVATAGLALSIGSVHIPVSQAWGVVGHRLFPSGWIEPTWSPVTDRIIADVRLPRVFLAAVAGASLTVVGTIVQAVMRNPLAGPTTLGVSAGAATGAVIVMRFGLITLGAVTLNVAAFLGALLTLTVVLGVARYGGRVSATTLVLTGMAIGAVLSAVTSFLVLTSDDRALASQVLFWTLGGFGSAQWKILPIPAAVLLVCVAYALTQSRNLNLLLTGEESATSLGLDVNRFRQRMFVLSAAMIGVVVAVCGVIGFVGLVMPHITRLLVGADHRRCLPVGMLLGAIFTIGADLLARTVISPEEIPVGIVTALVGGPFFLYLLRRNNKAALR from the coding sequence ATGCCGTCCCCGCTCACGACGTCCGCCGACCGGCGAAGCGACCTGATCGCGCAGCTGCGGACCCCGGCGCACCGGGCGACCGTGCCGGACGGGCCGGACGGGCCTGCCGCGGGTGGCCCGACCACCCGACGGCTCACCGTGATCGTCGCCGGGCTGTCGGTTCTGCTCGTCGCTACCGCAGGCCTCGCACTGTCGATCGGTTCGGTCCACATCCCGGTGTCCCAGGCATGGGGTGTGGTCGGCCACCGACTGTTCCCGTCCGGATGGATCGAACCGACCTGGAGCCCGGTCACCGACCGGATCATCGCCGACGTGCGCCTGCCCCGGGTGTTCCTGGCCGCCGTCGCGGGAGCGAGCCTGACCGTCGTCGGCACGATCGTGCAGGCCGTCATGCGCAACCCGCTCGCCGGTCCGACGACACTCGGGGTCTCGGCCGGAGCCGCGACGGGCGCCGTGATCGTGATGCGGTTCGGGCTGATCACCCTGGGCGCCGTCACCCTGAACGTCGCCGCGTTCCTCGGCGCGCTGCTGACCCTGACCGTCGTACTGGGCGTCGCCCGGTACGGCGGACGGGTGTCCGCGACGACGCTGGTCCTCACCGGCATGGCGATCGGCGCCGTCCTCTCGGCAGTCACCAGTTTCCTCGTCCTCACCTCCGACGATCGCGCACTGGCCTCGCAGGTTCTGTTCTGGACGCTCGGCGGCTTCGGCTCCGCTCAGTGGAAGATCCTCCCGATCCCCGCGGCCGTGCTCCTGGTCTGCGTGGCCTACGCGCTCACCCAGTCCCGCAACCTCAACCTGCTGCTGACCGGGGAGGAGAGCGCGACGTCGCTGGGGCTGGACGTGAACCGGTTCCGGCAGCGGATGTTCGTGCTGTCGGCCGCCATGATCGGGGTCGTCGTCGCGGTGTGCGGCGTCATCGGGTTCGTCGGTCTCGTCATGCCCCACATCACCCGACTCCTGGTGGGCGCCGACCACCGCCGCTGCCTGCCGGTCGGAATGCTCCTCGGCGCGATCTTCACGATCGGCGCCGACCTGCTCGCGCGAACCGTGATCTCGCCGGAGGAGATCCCCGTCGGCATCGTCACCGCCCTCGTCGGCGGGCCGTTCTTCCTGTACCTGTTGCGCCGCAACAACAAGGCGGCACTGCGATGA
- a CDS encoding ABC transporter substrate-binding protein: MKLEHTTSVVTRLAAATAALLALTACGSPVTDSSASAEETTGTGTSYPLTVETCGVTQTFDRAPERAVTLTSTATEAMLELGLEDKMVGTAYLGNREIGPQYANAYGRIPVLAAKQPSMEQLLAVDPDFVYSGYPDGFSESTGHTRAQLQDLGVRTHLSPAGCTDVPKTLADMPDELRTIGKIFDVDDAADAAVEKFEATVAKVTDTVAGAEAPKVFLYNSGKDAPQTIGGWAYASAMIDAAGGRNILADEPLRWGKVSWEQVAAADPDIILIYDYLDPSVESKIATLKDVPALAGTSAIRNDRFAVISLSLAQPGPRSAEGIEELARQFHPELYPAG; encoded by the coding sequence ATGAAGCTCGAACACACCACTTCCGTCGTCACCCGGCTGGCCGCTGCCACCGCGGCGCTGCTCGCGCTCACCGCGTGCGGCAGTCCCGTCACCGACTCGTCCGCGTCCGCGGAAGAAACGACCGGCACCGGGACGTCCTACCCGCTGACCGTCGAGACCTGTGGTGTCACACAGACCTTCGACCGCGCCCCCGAGCGGGCCGTGACACTCACCTCCACCGCGACCGAGGCGATGCTGGAACTCGGGCTCGAGGACAAGATGGTCGGCACCGCCTACCTGGGCAACCGCGAGATCGGGCCGCAGTACGCGAACGCCTACGGCCGGATTCCGGTGCTGGCGGCGAAGCAACCCAGCATGGAGCAGCTCCTCGCCGTCGACCCCGACTTCGTGTATTCCGGATACCCGGACGGGTTTTCGGAGAGCACGGGCCACACCCGCGCCCAGTTGCAGGACCTCGGGGTCCGCACCCATCTGAGCCCGGCCGGCTGCACCGACGTGCCCAAGACTCTCGCCGACATGCCCGACGAACTCCGCACCATCGGGAAGATCTTCGACGTCGACGACGCCGCGGACGCGGCCGTCGAGAAGTTCGAGGCCACCGTCGCGAAGGTCACCGACACCGTCGCGGGCGCGGAGGCACCGAAGGTGTTCCTCTACAACTCCGGCAAGGACGCGCCGCAGACGATCGGCGGCTGGGCGTACGCGTCGGCCATGATCGACGCCGCCGGCGGCCGGAACATCCTCGCCGACGAACCCCTGCGCTGGGGCAAGGTGTCGTGGGAGCAGGTCGCCGCGGCAGACCCCGACATCATCCTGATCTACGACTACCTCGACCCCAGCGTCGAATCGAAGATCGCGACGCTGAAGGACGTTCCCGCCCTCGCCGGCACCTCCGCGATCCGGAACGACCGGTTCGCGGTGATCAGCCTGTCGCTGGCCCAGCCGGGACCGCGATCCGCCGAGGGCATCGAGGAACTCGCGCGACAGTTCCATCCCGAGCTCTACCCGGCCGGGTAG
- a CDS encoding linear amide C-N hydrolase, with protein sequence MCTRVVWQDATGAVYVGRNMDYHRDTGTNLWSLPRGISRTDGVGGGLRWTARYGSVVAAAFDLMTVDGMNEAGLAGHILWLTESEYGTYDPSRPALSMAVWLQYFLDNFATVADAAAWIQETDVQVVPLGDPATGEVPAVHLALDDATGDSAIVEYLDGKVTVWHDRRYRVMTNSPTYDKQLELLSRIDGFGGSEPLPGTTLASDRFARAAYYADRLPEPGSAVEAIAGMFSVVRNAAQPFRVPDPGKPYASQTLWQTVADLTGRRYVFASTTRPNVLWVELTGLDFREGAPARTLDLLGDTGLEGGLGGNVTSRFVETEPLRFLELGS encoded by the coding sequence ATGTGTACTCGAGTCGTCTGGCAGGACGCTACCGGTGCGGTGTACGTCGGCCGCAACATGGACTATCACCGCGACACCGGGACCAACCTGTGGTCGCTGCCGCGGGGGATCTCGCGCACCGACGGTGTCGGTGGGGGACTGCGGTGGACGGCCCGGTACGGCAGTGTGGTGGCGGCCGCGTTCGATCTGATGACCGTCGACGGGATGAACGAGGCCGGGCTCGCGGGGCACATCCTCTGGCTCACCGAATCGGAGTACGGCACCTACGACCCGTCCCGGCCGGCACTGAGCATGGCGGTGTGGCTGCAGTACTTCCTGGACAACTTCGCGACCGTCGCCGACGCGGCGGCATGGATCCAGGAGACCGACGTCCAGGTGGTGCCGCTCGGTGATCCCGCCACCGGGGAGGTTCCCGCGGTGCACCTCGCCCTCGACGACGCGACCGGGGATTCGGCGATCGTCGAGTATCTCGACGGCAAGGTCACGGTGTGGCACGACCGCCGCTATCGGGTGATGACGAACTCCCCGACCTACGACAAGCAGCTCGAATTGCTGTCCCGGATCGACGGTTTCGGCGGGAGCGAGCCGCTGCCCGGGACGACACTGGCGTCGGACCGGTTCGCGCGGGCCGCCTACTACGCCGACCGGCTCCCCGAACCGGGGAGTGCTGTCGAGGCGATCGCGGGCATGTTCAGCGTCGTCCGCAACGCCGCCCAGCCGTTCCGCGTCCCCGACCCGGGCAAGCCGTATGCGTCACAGACCCTGTGGCAGACCGTCGCGGACCTGACCGGCAGGCGGTACGTGTTCGCGTCGACCACCCGGCCCAACGTGCTGTGGGTCGAGCTCACCGGCCTGGACTTCCGGGAGGGTGCACCGGCACGCACCCTCGACCTGCTCGGCGACACCGGACTCGAGGGCGGGCTCGGCGGCAACGTCACGAGCCGGTTCGTGGAGACCGAACCGCTGCGGTTCCTCGAACTCGGTAGCTGA
- a CDS encoding sulfatase-like hydrolase/transferase has translation MDSPRAIPASAGPHLDRRSFLGGAGALLAAGIAASATGTAFVAPRPARADAPTLPQRPNIVVLITDQERLPMFWPQGWAEQNLPNRTRLADTGLSFDNAFCNAAMCSPSRSTFFTGLYPAQHGVTATLTEGGTLSPTEPTLPLGIQNMAKLLDSAGYDVQYRGKWHMSKGAGGGDPSSDDLAAYGFHGWVPPEAGQDTDPDNFGGGCANHDARYAAEAVDFLDGLDPADDRPFALIVSFVNPHDVLAYPQTWDAINGTCDNYGSDAPDMFGQGIELPPTYDESLLLGFKPSAQVQSQALLAGGLGPLPGPDAARNYVNFYAYMYKVVDEHLGAVLDALESRPGRRESTVVIRMSDHGEMGMSHGGLRQKVFNAYEETLRVPLVISNPVLFPQPVHTGALATLIDVVPTLASLAHVPDPGAWDFRGVDLMPVVADAAAHPTAPTATVQDVVHFTYDDQNCATPDGQDIVTQPNHMRTIRDDRWKYSVYFDPSGVTPPQFEMYDLHSDPLELHNRANPLNLTWFDPVQAGRMHATLFDVMERCGTTPTHGLDPVPPGSA, from the coding sequence ATGGACTCTCCCCGGGCGATCCCCGCATCAGCCGGCCCCCACCTCGACCGTCGCAGCTTCCTCGGCGGTGCCGGCGCCCTCCTCGCGGCCGGAATCGCCGCCTCGGCCACCGGGACCGCCTTCGTCGCCCCGCGTCCCGCCCGGGCCGACGCCCCCACCCTGCCGCAGCGGCCGAACATCGTCGTGCTGATCACCGATCAGGAACGACTGCCGATGTTCTGGCCGCAGGGGTGGGCCGAGCAGAATCTGCCCAATCGCACGCGCCTGGCCGACACCGGACTGTCGTTCGACAACGCGTTCTGCAATGCCGCGATGTGCTCGCCGAGTCGCAGCACGTTCTTCACCGGCCTGTATCCCGCACAGCACGGGGTGACCGCGACGCTCACCGAAGGTGGCACGCTCTCGCCCACGGAACCGACTCTGCCGCTGGGTATTCAGAACATGGCGAAGCTGCTCGACTCGGCCGGGTACGACGTGCAGTACCGCGGAAAGTGGCACATGAGCAAGGGTGCGGGCGGCGGTGACCCGTCGAGCGACGACCTCGCCGCGTACGGCTTCCACGGCTGGGTGCCGCCCGAGGCGGGTCAGGACACCGATCCCGACAACTTCGGGGGCGGCTGCGCCAACCACGACGCCCGCTACGCCGCGGAGGCCGTCGACTTCCTCGACGGGCTCGACCCGGCCGACGACCGGCCGTTCGCGCTGATCGTGTCGTTCGTCAACCCGCACGACGTGCTCGCCTATCCGCAGACGTGGGACGCGATCAACGGCACGTGCGACAACTACGGCTCCGACGCCCCCGACATGTTCGGGCAGGGCATCGAACTGCCTCCGACGTACGACGAGTCCCTGCTGCTCGGGTTCAAACCCTCCGCGCAGGTGCAGTCGCAGGCCCTGCTCGCCGGCGGACTGGGTCCCCTGCCCGGACCGGACGCCGCCCGCAACTACGTCAACTTCTACGCCTACATGTACAAGGTGGTCGACGAGCATCTCGGTGCGGTGCTCGATGCTCTCGAATCACGTCCCGGCCGAAGGGAATCCACGGTCGTGATCCGGATGTCCGACCACGGGGAGATGGGGATGTCGCACGGCGGGCTGCGGCAGAAGGTGTTCAACGCCTACGAGGAAACCCTGCGGGTGCCGCTCGTGATCAGCAACCCGGTGCTGTTTCCGCAGCCGGTGCACACCGGTGCGCTCGCCACCCTGATCGACGTCGTGCCGACCCTCGCGTCCCTCGCGCACGTCCCGGATCCGGGGGCGTGGGACTTCCGCGGCGTCGACCTGATGCCGGTCGTCGCCGATGCCGCTGCGCACCCGACGGCCCCGACCGCGACGGTGCAGGACGTCGTGCACTTCACGTACGACGATCAGAACTGCGCCACCCCGGACGGGCAGGACATCGTCACCCAGCCGAACCACATGCGCACGATCCGTGACGACCGCTGGAAGTACTCGGTCTACTTCGACCCGTCCGGGGTGACGCCGCCGCAGTTCGAGATGTACGACCTGCACAGCGATCCTCTCGAACTGCACAATCGCGCGAATCCGCTGAACCTGACGTGGTTCGATCCGGTCCAGGCGGGGCGCATGCACGCGACACTGTTCGACGTCATGGAGCGGTGCGGAACGACCCCCACGCACGGCCTCGATCCGGTGCCGCCGGGCAGTGCGTGA
- a CDS encoding CoA-acylating methylmalonate-semialdehyde dehydrogenase gives MSVRELSHFVGGKHVPGTSGRFADVFDPNTGRVQSRVPLADKAETEAVIANAAEAQRVWAAFNPQKRARVLMKFLQLVQDEMDPLARMLSAEHGKTIPDAKGDIQRGLEVIEFAVGVPHLIKGEYTESAGTGIDVYSMRQPLGVVVGITPFNFPAMIPLWKAGPALACGNAFVLKPSERDPSVPLRLAELFLEAGLPAGVFNVVNGDKETVDVLLTDERVKAVGFVGSTPIAQYIYETAAAHGKRAQCFGGAKNHAIVMPDADLDQVADALIGAGYGSAGERCMAISVAVPVGEETADALVAKLTERVGTLKIGRSDDENADFGPLVSADALARVNDYVGIGVEEGAELVVDGRGFVLDGHEDGFFAGATLFDRVTPDMRIYREEIFGPVLQVVRAADYEEALRLPSEHEYGNGVAIFTRDGDTARDFCARVEVGMVGVNVPIPVPIAYHTFGGWKRSGFGDLNQHGPDSIRFYTKTKTVTQRWPSGVKEHADHFVIPTMD, from the coding sequence ATGAGTGTTCGAGAGCTCTCCCATTTCGTCGGCGGCAAGCATGTTCCCGGTACGTCCGGGCGTTTCGCCGACGTCTTCGACCCCAATACCGGGCGTGTGCAGTCGCGGGTGCCGCTCGCCGACAAGGCCGAGACCGAGGCGGTCATCGCGAACGCGGCCGAGGCGCAGCGCGTGTGGGCGGCGTTCAATCCGCAGAAGCGGGCGCGGGTACTGATGAAGTTCCTGCAGCTCGTGCAGGACGAGATGGATCCGCTGGCCCGGATGCTGTCCGCCGAGCACGGCAAGACGATCCCGGACGCGAAGGGTGACATCCAGCGCGGCCTCGAGGTGATCGAGTTCGCGGTCGGTGTCCCGCACCTGATCAAGGGCGAGTACACCGAGTCCGCCGGCACCGGTATCGATGTCTACTCGATGCGTCAGCCCCTCGGCGTCGTCGTCGGCATCACCCCGTTCAACTTCCCGGCGATGATCCCGCTGTGGAAGGCCGGTCCGGCGCTGGCCTGCGGTAACGCGTTCGTCCTCAAGCCGTCCGAGCGGGACCCGTCGGTGCCGCTGCGCCTGGCCGAACTGTTCCTCGAGGCCGGTCTGCCCGCAGGCGTGTTCAACGTCGTCAACGGCGACAAGGAGACCGTCGACGTGCTGCTCACCGACGAGCGGGTCAAGGCCGTCGGCTTCGTCGGTTCCACCCCGATCGCGCAGTACATCTACGAGACCGCGGCCGCGCACGGCAAGCGGGCCCAGTGCTTCGGCGGCGCGAAGAACCACGCGATCGTCATGCCCGACGCCGATCTCGACCAGGTGGCCGACGCCCTCATCGGCGCCGGCTACGGCTCCGCCGGTGAGCGCTGCATGGCGATCTCGGTGGCGGTCCCGGTGGGGGAGGAGACCGCGGACGCGCTCGTCGCGAAGCTCACCGAACGGGTCGGCACGCTGAAGATCGGCCGCTCCGACGACGAGAACGCCGACTTCGGCCCGCTCGTCTCCGCGGACGCCCTCGCCCGGGTGAACGACTACGTCGGTATCGGGGTCGAGGAGGGCGCCGAACTGGTCGTCGACGGCCGCGGCTTCGTCCTCGATGGCCACGAGGACGGATTCTTCGCCGGCGCAACCCTGTTCGACCGTGTCACCCCGGACATGCGGATCTACCGGGAGGAGATCTTCGGTCCGGTCCTGCAGGTGGTGCGGGCCGCCGACTACGAGGAGGCGCTGCGGCTGCCGTCCGAACACGAATACGGCAACGGGGTGGCGATCTTCACCCGCGACGGCGACACCGCCCGCGACTTCTGCGCCCGCGTCGAGGTCGGCATGGTCGGCGTCAACGTGCCCATCCCGGTCCCGATCGCCTACCACACGTTCGGCGGCTGGAAGCGGTCCGGTTTCGGGGACCTCAACCAGCACGGCCCGGACTCGATCCGCTTCTACACCAAGACCAAGACCGTCACCCAGCGGTGGCCGTCCGGGGTGAAAGAGCATGCGGACCATTTCGTCATCCCGACGATGGACTAG